agcattggagcgatataaacttaaagctgagtgtttatttttaatctgttttgggctgctttttgctctgaattgcagtttttggtatgtgttaagatttttaattttgaatctactaaggttgcaagatgcctggacggcctatgacagaagagcagaaacgaaaggagagagaaagagaacgagaacgacaaaacggtacaccagtaatagcttaaagttggtggaagaagttactccacaaattcttttcttggacactaaaccgtttgttatttctacggatgagttatttcaagtggatgcatatttctaaaaagtggtttagtcgttttttcctttgctcaggaatgaaactcgaatttttattgttaactggaattaaataacaatcatctgtactccttttggacagaaataatcgatcttttgctggtttgtttggctttaaaatgcgagcgaacacgaagtttttttactccgtttgcctaattgtttttcgatgtgcctcgacagtgacaagaaaattttgcacttatgtgctacacatgtaatcgcaatgagttctcgtaaaaagttaggagaaatatcaccagcttgtgttttcagaagtttgtgtagagcacgtacaggtaatttgttggagatcgtgtttgaagtttgtccattctagccgattctggttctaagccaagctggcgtgtttcaatgacgtacatcaaaatgtaaatgatctcgttttcagagataaagtggaataaataaagtacgatctgtcacatcacgagctgtagtacgtctgtgagttctaattttagcgtgattcctattattcgctggcttttgacaggcgactctgaaatggcttctttccttttccgttcgcttgctgaggatttgcttgttttcttttcaaactcttgcgattcaagaaaatttcattgcctaactggtgaattcgacagtagatttcgctggaaaaatcgatatcacactcatccctcctcgtgattcaagcgatcagtccgttgttcaggtgaaattaaccatggaattcactagttaggcagcgaataaaatgacataattaagcaatttcgggaaaaccaagaggcggacagttccaaagccttttattctCACTAATCCtttagccagtacgaataaacaagccgggagctccgcttttaggcttgcctaaatctatatattagccatgacgtcatcaacgtccgtacaacgtacgtccgtacgtccgtccgccccttcatgtatgccaatgtgaccagtacacgtaaccatatcacgggctaatagcccaatttcgatatatttcGGCGTGAGAGACTGGTACCAAATTTTATTCACCAAAGCGAGGTTCTGGGGAATAAGGCGCGGGttttaatgaaaacaaacaaagcaaagATCGACTCGAGCCATGTGCTTTGTCAACCACGAAAGATTTCAgtgagattttttttgttctctgtACTTTTCGATAGGCGATTGCCATTGTAAAGTATTGTGCTGTTGCTGTTTGCCGAAATGGCACTCATAATAGACCAGATCTCACGTTCTTTGCTTTTCCTGAAGACCACTGCCGGCGAAGAAAGTGGGTGGTCTTGTAAACGAGctgacaaaaaattcaaaaacctTGTTGATCCAAGGATCTGTTCCTTGCACTTTAAGGAAACGGATGTGAAAGTTTCTATTTCTGGTCGTAAATCTGTTACTGCTTGCCCGACTATTTTTGACCCTGCGAGCTCGAAGAAGACAACCAGTGCCCgagcgaaacgacatgaaaagcGACAGATGGAGCGCTGTGAACATGAGCCTGCCGCAAAGAAACATTGTCCtaaaaagcttgattttaagaATGCCACGGATAATCGTGAGAGAGACTTTGTTGACATGAATAAAATTCACTACGATCACTCGCATTTATGCCGCCAGGAACAGGCAATACCTGAAGACAGCACGGTGAGTAGTGATGTCAGTCTTCCTCCAGGTACAACTTCTACAGAGTGTCAAACGGACTTGACAGCTGACGAAATTGAATACCTGATAACAGAACTTGAAGAGTGTAGGAAGAAAATCCCGATACTTGAgggaaaagttgaaaacaaaaagagacTCAAAAGAGAGCTCAACACTGAAGACATGCTAAGGGATGATGAATCTGTGAAATTTTACACCGGCTTACCAAACCTTGCGTGTTTCAATTGTACCTTGAATCTAATTCAACCATACACAGAAAAGATTAAATACTGGGACAAGAAAAAAGAATCCAAATCTTACTATCAGAGTGATGCGTCAAAACGAAAGCCTGGCAGATTGAGGCAACTTTCAGTAAAGGAAGAGTATCTTTTGGTATTATGTAGGCTGCGTTTGGGTATCCTGAACCGACACTTGGGAGACCTGTTTGGTGTTTCCGAGTCCACCATTTCTAAGATTGTCACAACGTGGGTTTGTCTACTGGCCAAAATTTTTGATGGCACTTTACTTCAGTGGCCATCTCGTGAAGAAGTTCAGCGCCAATTTCCAAAGTCCTTCAAGAATTACCCTGATACCAGGGTGATTATTGATGCAACAGAGTTCTTTATTGAGAAGCCAACATCCCCTTGTGCACAGAAAGCAACGTGGAGtgactaatatatagatttagccaagcctaaaagcggagctcccggcttgtttattcctactggctgtaggattagtgaaaataaaaggctttggaactgtccgccttttggttttcccggaaattgcttaattatgtcattttcttcgctgcctaactagtgaattccacggttaatttcacctgaaaaaccgactgatagcatgaatcacgaagggatgagtgtgatatcggtttttccagcgaaatctactgttgaattcaccagttacgcaattaatttttcttgaatcgcaagagtttgaaaaggaaacaaacaaatcctcagcaagcgaacggaaaaggaaagaagccatttcagagtcgactgtcaaaagccagcgaataggaaccacgctaaaattagaaatcacaaacGTAGTATAGCTCGTGAtctgacagatcgtactttatttattccactttatctctgaaaacgagatcatttagattttgatgtacttcattgaaacacgccagcttggcttagaaccagaatcggctagaaaggacaaacttcaaacaagatctccaacaaattacctgtacgtgctctaaacaaacttctgaaaacacaagctggtgatatttctccttactttttacgagaactcattgcgattacatgtgtagaacataagtgcaaaatttttttgtcactgtcgaggcacatcgaaaaacaattaggcaagcggagtgaaaaaacttcttgttcgctcgcattttaaagccaaacaaaccagcaaaagatcgattatttctgtccaaaaagagtacagatgattgttatttaattccagttaacaataaaaattcgagtttcattcctgagcaaaggaaaaaacgactaaacaactttttagaaatatgcatccacttgaaataactcatccgtagaaataacacacggtttagtgtccaagaaaagaatttgtggagtaacttcttcaaccaactttaagctattactggtgtaccgttttgtcgttctcgttctctttctctcttctttcgtttctgctcttctgtcataggccgtccaggcatcttggaaccttagtagattcaaaattaaaaatcttaacacataccaaaaactgcaattcagagcaaaaagcagcccaaaacaaattcaaaataaacactcagctttaagttt
Above is a window of Montipora capricornis isolate CH-2021 chromosome 6, ASM3666992v2, whole genome shotgun sequence DNA encoding:
- the LOC138053813 gene encoding uncharacterized protein, whose translation is MALIIDQISRSLLFLKTTAGEESGWSCKRADKKFKNLVDPRICSLHFKETDVKVSISGRKSVTACPTIFDPASSKKTTSARAKRHEKRQMERCEHEPAAKKHCPKKLDFKNATDNRERDFVDMNKIHYDHSHLCRQEQAIPEDSTVSSDVSLPPGTTSTECQTDLTADEIEYLITELEECRKKIPILEGKVENKKRLKRELNTEDMLRDDESVKFYTGLPNLACFNCTLNLIQPYTEKIKYWDKKKESKSYYQSDASKRKPGRLRQLSVKEEYLLVLCRLRLGILNRHLGDLFGVSESTISKIVTTWVCLLAKIFDGTLLQWPSREEVQRQFPKSFKNYPDTRVIIDATEFFIEKPTSPCAQKATWSD